AGTCCGTTGAAATAAAAATTGATATTTCCTCCCCTTGGGCCTCCCCCACCTGTATTTCCTATAACAGCACCGCCTACTGCAGAACCGGTAACGGGATTGCTTGTACCGGGAGCCACTGTACTTCCGGATGTATTCACAGAAGCATAAAACTGCGCGGCGTCTCCTTTGGGGGTTGTAATAATATTAAGATTTAAAATATCATTTTTGGTAATTCTGTAGATAGGAACATTATAAGGTACCAATCCCTCCTCATTGATAACAAGGGACTCATTAGGCTGCATATACCTCACATCTTTTGTACTGATACAAGATGCTAAAAAGAAAGGTAGTGCTAAAAATAAATACTTCGGGTTTTTCATCATATTTTCAACGTTGTTTGCAAAAGTAAAGATTTAATTGGTTGTCTCCCTATTATTTTTAAAAAGATAAATAATATCGGGCAGATAAGCACCGATAAAGCCCAGCACAAGAATAATAAATAATAATAAGTTTATATTTAAATGTCTGAAATAATAGGCTGCTGCCACTATAAAAAGATAATAGCATATAATATAAAAACTTGACCTTCTGTGTGTTAAGTTTAATTTTAATAATTTATGGTGAATATGATTTTTATCTGCTACAAAAGGTGATTTTTTATTGGACAGCCTAATGATGATCACATTCAGGGTGTCCACGATCGGAAGTATGAGAATCGCAACAGCAACGGCAGGAGCCGACTGCAAATGATATCTCGGTACATTCGGAAGTGCTTTATCTATAAAAATATCGATGAAACAAACTGAAGTAAAGGCAAGTAGAAAACCCAGCAGCATAGAACCGGTATCGCCCATAAATATTTTATTGGTCCTGTAATTGGATAGATTGTAATATAAGAAAGCCAGCACAGCTCCAATAATTACTACCGAAAGCACGACCAGAGGGTAATTATATTCACCAAGACGGTAATAACTGATCCCAAACAGCGCACTGCATATCACAGAATATCCACCGGCAAGGCCGTCAATCCCATCAATAAGATTGAAGGCATTGATAAGAATAATAAACGTAACAATACTGAAAATGAGACTTACCCAATATTCCAGCTGATACACTCCAAAGATACCGAACAGATTCCGGATTCTTATATCAGAACCAATCACAATAAGAGCGGAAACTACAATCTGTGCGACAAGTTTTTTATAAGCCCTCATCACGACAATATCATCCATCACTCCAACATACAGGAGGATGACCAGTGAAGCAAAAAGGAATTTATACAGATCAAAAAGCTCATATGCAAATATCGACGTGCAGACCCCTATTGAAAAAAATATGGCAATCCCACCTAGATTGGGTATTTTCCGGATATGGGAACTTCTAATCCCAGGCTCGTCCATCAGGTTTTTTCTTCGGGAAATTTTTACAATTGTAGGAATCGAAAAAAAGGAGATTAAAAAAGAGAATAAAAATCCCAGTCCTATTTTTACATAAAAAATAGAAACATCCATCTCACGCAAGAACAATTCAAAATTTTTCATTTTTTTTCTTATCAAGTATGTGTTTAGATACTGTCAACGATATCACCTTCACTCAAGGTTTACAGAAACCGAAATAATCGAACGCTCATTTGTATTTACAATATTTTTCTTAATAGTTTTTGCTGGCCCGCAAAAAATAACAGATAAAATATCTTTTTTTTCAGAGGCAAATATAACAGATAATTTTTATCAAAACGACTATACTGCAATATATCTTTAATTTTAATATTTCTCCGATTACGGAAATCCTCTAATTTTTCAGACATTTTATAAAATAACTCCTCATTCTTCACGAATGCTAAATAGGCCAGAAAAGAATAAACCCCCTCAAAAATCTGGAAGTTTTTAAGCTCTTTCTCTTTATGCGCATATCGTGAATTCTCAAAAACAATTTCTACATCTTCAACAGCTTTTAGTATATCCAAGCCCCGCTCTGTATGGGTTTTGGTGATAGAATCACTGCGTTCAAGATATTGATAATGAAAATTCTGGGTCTGAGCGATCGTATCACATTCCAACAAAAGCTGTGGAATAAGCTGAATATCCTCAAAATGAGCGGCTTTCTTAAATCTTTTATCTTTAAAAAGGTCCTTACTAAACAGTTTATTGCATGCAAAATAGCTTACATCTGAAAAAACTGAAAAATGGCTGTTCAAATCTATTTTTTCCGGCATATTAGGAATCTGGGTCAGTTTTTGGGTAATTTTCCCATGCTGGTCTACTTTCTGAATATTACAGATAACCATTTTACACTGATGTTTAAGTGCCAGAGCAGTCATTTCTTCAAACATGGAAGGCGACACATAATCATCACTATCCACAAAGCCGATATAGTCTCCTGTAGCTCTGTCTATTCCGTAATTCCGGGCATCACTCAGCCCACCGTTTTCTTTAGAAAAAGATTTAATCTTATCAGGATATTGGCGGGTATATTCCTGAATAACATGTTCCGAATGATCGGTGCTTCCGTCATTTACCACTACAATCTCAATATTTTTGTGTGTCTGATTCAGTAAAGAATCAAGACATTTCCCCAGGTATTCCTCTACATTGTAAACCGGAACGATCACAGAAACTTTAGCAATATTCCTCATATATCAGAATTTGGTAAGTCTCGTATTAAGCCAGCCCTTTTTGGCTTCGTCAAAATCTTTCCTCGAACACGGAATACAATTTTCTATATTCTCATCATCGCCAAAATACCAGAGATTACTGAATGTATCCCTTTTAAAGGCGTACTGCCGTTCATCCACAAGAACGTAAAAGATCTCATATTGTCTTTCCTTAGGATGAGACCTCTGGATATTAATCCCCTCCGTAAGATACCATATCATCTGGGCGAGCAGCTGGTGATTCAGCTGATTATCCGAGTAAATATTATAATTAAAAATCCCGACTGATTTCAGATTTTCACTTAATCCTATTTCTTTCATATAGGCACAGATCTCTCTTCTGTTAAGCCCATTTACCTGAGGGTTCATCGAGATAGGCTCGCCGAAACTCTCGATAGCATCGCAATTAACGGTCACCAAATCTGCTTTTCTAAAAAAAGGTTCTGTTTTCTCGGTGGAGTTCATCATCTCTGCCAGACGGATGATATCAAATTCAACTTCTTTAATCAGTCTTACAGAATCAACTTCATTCAAATGCTTTTGATATCCTAAATGATGATAATTCTTGATTCCAAAATCTTTTGCTCCAAAAATCTTACTTAAAAAAGTATGTTCATTAATCATCTCTCCCTGCTGAAGAGAGATGGTATTACTTATCTGTGTATAATTAATGCTTTTGGTATGAAGATTTAAAACCGAAAAGAGCGAAAATGCAAAATCATTAGATCCACCGATCACCACCGGAATTGCCCGCATAGAATGACATACAGAAAGTACTTCCTGCAAGATATAGTGGGAATCCTGAACAGATTTCCCCGAAACAAGATCTCCCAGATCTACCATGGGGATTTCAAAATCCAGCTGCGACAATTTATAAAACTCTTTTCTCACTCCGGCAAAGTTCTGCACTTCGGCATCTCCACCGGCTCCTCTGTAATCCGAGACAAAGAGCAGAACAATGCTGTCCTCCTTTATCTGCTTTGTAATTCCCCTGCCAATTTGCCAGCTTTCAGTTTTGAAATTTCCAGGTGAAATGATAAAATCTTCAAAATCCATTCTCTTACTTTAATATTTGTAAAGAAACATCCTTAGGTATATGCCTGGAAAACTCGGTCAGCTGAGCCCTTAACTTTCCGGCATCCTGACTCCGTATGGCATAAAAAGTAACCGTGGGACCACCGCAAATATAGTTATTCTGTATAGATAGTGTCGCCACTTTGATAAAATCATCAGGCATCTTCACCCAGCGTTCGTACACGATCGCAAGTTCGAAATTTTCATCTATGGCTGTTTTCTTAACATAGTCTTCCAACGGCTTATTTCTGATAAATTTTCCATGGTCATTTTTACGCAGTTCAGCTACTTTAATACTTCCTAAACCAAATGTATCGAGCAAATAAATATTATTAAAATAAGAAATTGCACCGATATCGTTAACGATCACCCTGGAGTTAGGGTAATACTGGTGTAGAAAATCTGCCAGCTGAATCTGCTGTTCATAGATATTTTTTGAAGCTACTTTCTGGTAATGAATCATCCTAATAAAACGGATATAAAAAGACGCTGCAAAGACAATAATAATACCGGCAAATACATATTTCATCTCTTTTTTTCGCTCAAAAACCATTTCTAAAAACGGAGCAATGGCCAATAAAACCAACACAGCCAGATACGCCTCATAGCGAATCATCCAGCCAAAATTGGCAAATAAAACATGAATTCCAAATCCTCCAAAGACCACTAAGCCAACCGCATTTTTTACAATTTTATCCGAAATCGATTTTCCACTCTTTGAAAATACAAAAATCTGAACCAATAAAATCAAGAAAAGAATCATCACTGAAAATCCCCGGTATATATTCCCGCCAATCCTTATCAGAAATGCTCCCAGCCCCGTGAACGTATTGCCTTTTAAGATCAATGAATTGGGTAAAAAGAATGAACCTTCCCGAATCGATAACCAGCCATATATTACCACGGGTAATAAAGAAACCACCCCTAGTAGAATACTTTTGGAAAATTCTCTTTTCATAAAGAAGAGATAGATACAGATAAAAAGAATAAAAAACAGGCTTTCATATCTAAAACCTGTCGCCAAAAACGAAAACAAGACCATCATCCAAAAGGTTCCGGCCTCTCCTTTTTCTATATACTGCCTGAAAAAAAATAAAATAAGTACCATGGTCAGGGTATGAAAAACATGCTCCATCCCGGAGATGATCATCAAATGTAGTGGCATAAGAAACAGAACGCCCAAAAGTACAACACCGTAAGTAATTAAAGAATATCTTTTTAAGTATTGATGGAGGACAACTAATAAAAGCACGCCGGCTATACTGTTTAACACCAGAGGAATATACTCCCAGTCTCCAAATACCCTGATGACAACTGATAGTAAAAAAGTAAAAAATGGAGAGGAAGTAGTAGATGAAAACTCGTGTTTGGTAATTCCCCAAACCCCTGATTCGGCAAAACTTTTTGCCATCGAAAGATGAATGTAGCTGTCATCGAGCGGATAAATAAATCTTCCGGCAAAATCAGTTACCGATTGTATACTCAGCACAATCAAAATTCCCAGCACTCCGAACACGGTGAAAAGTAATAGCTTTTTTTTCATCTTTTTCATTTATTGAACAAAATAATAATCGAATCTCCATCACAAAAATCTCCCGTAAAACGACAGCACGGTCATCATTTATTATCTTGTTACTTCTTTATGGGAATCAAAAGTATTAAAATAAAATTATTTAACCACCATAAAAGTCCGTTTGTTAACAGCTTCTTATCATAAGTTTAAAGAATTCAACCTGTACACCATTCTATAAAATCTCAAATACAAAAGTAGTTGACGTTCCAAATGCTCCTCCCTGCGTGGCTCCGAATAAAAATTGAGGAGCTTTTCCCTCCTTATCCAGCAAAACCATAGGTCTTTCTAACCTTCCGAAACGGGTTAGATGCTGAGGAGGCTTTGCTTCACTGATACAATGAGCCATATTCAGGTAAGCAATTTCGGGCTTTGTCCAGTGAATACCGTCTTTGGATGTTAAATGTAAACCATATTCATGATTAAAAAATCCCATATCACGGGCTATCATGTGAAATATACCTTTGTGTTCCCAGACAAAAGCATCTTCCAATTGTGCATTATTGGGTAATGATGAAAAATCAATCACAGGATTTTCTGACACTTTTTCGTAAGGTCCAAATGGAGAATTTGATTTTGCCAATCCGTATTTCCGATTTCCTCTCACAGGTCCTTTTTGTGTTTCGTATTCTTTTGTGTTCCAGGATTTGTAAAACAGCCAGTATTTTCCGTCGTTTCCTTTTACAAAAGCAGGGTTCGTTGTGCAATGATCATCCCAAGCGCCTTCTTTTCCGGGAAGAAGTAATGGTTTTTCCGGCCTGTTCCAATCTCCGTCAAGACTTTTCGATGTTGCCAGCCCTATTCTTTTGGTATTTGTTTTCCCGTTAGAAGTTCCCATGAAGAATAACAGATAGTCTTTACCAACTTTTTTAATTAAAGGATTGTGACAAGTGGTGGCATCCCAAAAACCTTCGCCACGTGGAGCTAAAACAACCTGCTTGTGTTGAAATTCATCAAAAGGCGAATTAGCTTCTGCGCGACAGATTTCAGAACCGTTCAACCAACCGCCCATTCCTTTTTCTTTTTTCCATCGGGAATAAAAAAGATGAATCTTTCCGTCTTCACCCCAAATCGGAGAACTGCACCAGATATAATAACCTTCCAAAGCCAAAGATCTTCCAATAGGTTTTAAATTGAAATAGGGTTTTTCTTCTGAGGATAATAAACCTGTAAATGATGATCCGAAAAATACAGCAGCAATACCTAAAGCGGAAATTTTTAGAAATTCTTTGCGGGTGAAGGGTTTTTCCATTGGATTTATTTGAAAGCTAATTTAGAAGAAACGGGAGTAAGTAGTGTCCTGAGGTTTCAGGTGGTATCACATGTACTTTGAAATAAATCCGCACAAAGAAAAGGCTGCCCTTTTTCGGACAGCCTTTATATCTATTATTTCAAAACTTATTTATTTCTTCGCTGCCGGTTTCTTCGCCGCCGGCTTTTTCACTGTTGTTGTCGCCTTTTTAGTAGCCGTTGTTTTCTTAGTAGCTGCTTTTTTAGCCGCTGGTTTTTTCTTTTCTGCAAAAGCTTTAGGATCCTGATCGGTGATCCATTTTTTAACCTCATCAAGAGAAATACCTTTCAGCTCCTCGCTTTCGTATTTGGTATCATCTTTCTTCTTTGGAATTTTATAAATATTCTTCCCATGCTTTACAATAGGACCCCATCTTGCATTTTCAATGGAAATTTTTTCGGCTTCCCATTGCTGAATATAACGGTTGGCCTCTTTTTCCAGCTTAGCCTCTACCAATTCATTGATGTCGCTTTGAGAAAGATTTTCGAAGTTATATTTTTTCGGAACATTAATGAAAATACTTTGATACTTAATAAAAGGACCAAATCTTCCCGTTCCCTTTGTAATTGGCACACCTTTGTACGATGCAATCGGTGCATCTGCAATTTTCTTTTCGCTAATGATCTCTTCGGCACGTTTTTGATCTACAGAAAGCGGATCTTCTCCTTTTGGAATACTGATGTACGTTTCGCCCCACTTTACATAAGGTCCAAATCTACCTACACCGACAGAAACAGGCTGCCCGTCTACTTCGCTAAGATCAAATGGAAGTCTGAATAACTCCATGGCCTCCTCAAAGGTGATGGTTGCTATATTCTGTCCAGCCATTAATGATGCGAAAATAGGTTTTTCTTCGTCGTCTGTTTCACCAATCTGAATCATAGCGCCAAATCGTCCGATTCTTGCGTGAACATTTTTACCTGTGCCCGGATCGACCCCTAAAAGCCTATCTCCCGTGGCACGGTCTGCATTTTCTTCCACATCTTCAATTCTCGGATGGAATTTTGAGTAGAAATCCGTCATCATTTCTTTCCATTTCTGGTCACCGTTGGCAATTTCGTCGAAGCTTTCTTCTACTCTTGCCGTGAAACCGTAATCTAAGATTTCTTTGAAATTATCTGTTAAGAAATCACTTACCACCTCACCCGTGTCCGTAGGAACGAATTTATTTTTATCCCCTCCGAATTTCTCGTTAAGGACTTCTTTTTTAATTTTATCTTTTACTAAAGACATCTTCACCACTTCTCTGGTCTGTGGATCGATCTCTCTTTTATCAACATATTCACGGTTTTGAATCGTCTGGATGGTTGGTGCATAAGTCGATGGACGACCGATTCCCAATTCTTCCAGCTTTCTGACCAAACCAGCTTCCGTATATCTCGCGCTTGGCCTTGTGAATTTTTCTGTAGCGGTAATTTTTTTATATTCTAAAACTTCACCAACTGTTACTTTCGGAAGTAATTTATCGTTGTTTTCATCGTCATCATCTTCCGCTTTTACGATTCCGTACGCTTTTAAGAAACCATCAAAAATGATCACTTCACCTTGCGCTTCAAAGTTTTGAGGAAGCTTTGTGTTTCCGATTTCGATTACTGTTTTCTCAATTTTAGCATTGGCCATTTGAGAAGCCAGTGTTCTTCTGTAAATTAACTGATAAAGTCTATTTAACTGAGAATCACCGATACTTTTCACTGCAAAATCAGTGGGACGGATTGCTTCGTGAGCTTCCTGTGCCGATGCAGATTTTGTAGTATAGTTTCTTGGTGCAGAATATTCCGCTCCGTATTCTGAAGTAATTTGTTTTTTTGCACCTTCGATAGCCTCCTGAGAAAGGTTTACCGAGTCGGTTCTCATATAGGTAATGTACCCTTCTTCGTACAATCTTTGTGCAAGACGCATCGTGTTGGTCACATTATATCCTAATCTTGAAGAAGCTTCCTGTTGAAGTGTAGACGTTGTAAACGGCGCAGAAGCAGATCGTGTCCCCGGTCTGGTTTCAACATTTAACACTTTAAACTCCGTTGTTCTTGCTAATTCTAAGAACTTTTCTGCGTCTTCTTCGTTTTCGAAATCCTTTTTTAGTTTCGCAGCAATTTCCTGCTCTGTTGCGTTTAAGAAAATACCATCTAGTTTGAAACTTGCTTTCGGAGTAAACTCACGAATCTCTTTTTCTCTTTCAACGATTAATCTTACAGCAACTGACTGTACTCTACCTGCCGACAAGCCCGGTTTCACTTTTTTCCAAAGTACAGGAGACATTTCGAAGCCCACGATCCTGTCTAAAACTCGTCTAGCCTGTTGAGCATTTACCAAGTTCTGATCTATATCTCTGGGGTTCTCAATAGATTTTAGAATGGCATTTTTAGTAATCTCATGGAAAACAATTCTTTTTCTGTTTTCCGGTTTCAGTTTCAGCTCTTCCGCCAAGTGCCATGCAATAGCCTCTCCCTCGCGGTCTTCATCGGAAGCCAGCCAAACCATTTCGGCTTTTTTCACGGCGGCTTTCAACTCAGTTACCAATTTCTTCTTGTCTGCAGAAACTTCATAATCCGGACTGAAGGTGGCCAAATCAATCCCCATCCCTTTTTTAGGTAAATCCCGGATATGTCCAAAACTGGATTTTACTTCAAAATCCTTCCCTAAATATTTCTGAATAGTTTTTGCTTTTGCCGGTGACTCAACGATTACTAAATTTTTCGACATTCTAAAATTTTTGCAAAAGTAAAGCTTTTTTATTATATAGGTTTTGAAATCTGAGTTTTATTTGAAAATGAATATCATTTAATTAAGATTAATTAAAAACACAAAAACCACAACAAACCCCTTCACAAAAACCATTCGAGTTACAAAATAAAACACAGAAACTTGAAATCAGGAGATCGATATAGAAATTTTCTTCATTGATGATAGATGAATAAATTTCATGGATATTAAAAAAGAGATGAAATACCCAAGGGCATTTCATCTCCGAATAGCATTCATCTAATAAAGTTATTGCTTGATGATCTTCACCATTACCTCTGAATTTACTTTCAAAAGGTATACCCCGGAAGGCAGTGCAGAAAGATCGGTTTTCCCATTTTCAAACTCTCCGGCTTTTATCATTTGTCCGGACATATTATAAATTTGAAAAAAATACCCTTTGTTCTCTGAAGCTTTTATGTGAAGCATATCCTTCACCGGGTTCGGGAAGAAAGAAATTTTATTATCTTTAACCCGATCTGTCACCTCAGCAGCCTTTAAAACTGCGGGCATTTTTGTTACTGGCAGTGAAGTGATCTGCAGTGTAGGAATAGGACCACTTTCGTTACCGTCCGCCTCGAATTTCATTTTTACACAACGGCAGTTCATTCCGAAATACGGATCATTATTATCATAATAGGCCACCATTCTGTTCGCAGAAGAAGCAGCATCAAACATGATATTGACAGGCCTTCCCAGATAGTTTGAATTTAAAGCGTCCGTCCAGATTCCCGGATATTGAAAGTTGATGACATTGTAGGTTCCCTGAGCTGTCTGATTTCCGGTAACATTCCTAATCCCTCTTGAACCGGCATTCGGATAATTCCCCACGCTATAAGATGAGTTATCATACATATAACCAATTGTAGTAGAGGTACTGTTCCTCACTCTTACTCCTAAAAAGTCATTAATCACGCTCCACCACCCGGAAACATTCTTGCCTTTTTTATACCAGGGCGAAAATCCAAAATCCATACCAGAAACAATAGAAACACTGGTTACATCAGGTATTCTCCATCCTTCAGGACAAGGATCGAAAGGAGATTTTGGCCCCCCTCTTCCCCAACGGTCATAGGCCAGATTAGGTTCCGTCGCCAGCCAGTCCGTTCCATTGGTATACAGAGGCTGAGACGAATTGTAGGCAGCAAAAGTACTCGGAACCATAAACACAAGAGGTTTCTGCACAGAGTAAGATAAAACTTTACTTATTTTTTCCGAAGGTTTATCAGTAGACAATACATTAGCATTGGCTGCATTTGCATAGGTACTGTACGGAATGATATAGTTTCCGGACAGATTATTGTACGTTGCATAAGACAATGTCGTGTAGGTGAGTGTACCACTTGGAGACATACTTCCTAAAAAGACACTGTTAGAACTGCGGTTGTCTGTATTTTGAAAAATAGGTATAGGGTCTTTTCTGCCCCATTGATAATGCATACCCGCCGACGCCCGGATTTGAGCCAGCTCAGCCGAGGTAGGGGTTAAAGGATTTGCCACCATCGGGAAAACATTTACAGCCCCAAGATTCCTGTCCATAAATTCTGTTTGAAGCGGAGAATATCCCTGCGTAATATAATTCACGTAATTTACAACCCCATCCAGAGGCAGCTCTGTGGTATAAGGTCTTGAATCAACAGGAGTATCTGTCACCCAGATATGCCAAGACCAGTACACAGGGTTTACAATACTCCCATTATGTAGGGTAACTACAGCATTCCCGCTCTGACCAGGATTAACCGTTACCCTGATCTTTGAATTGGTAAGACCCACGAGGGAGCTGGGAGAAGAATCTGAAATATTTAAAGCACTGATTAATGCCGTATTTGTAGTCCACAAAACATTCACCCGCAAATCATTGAAACTCGAAGGATCGAGAATCTCTTTATTGTTCAGCAATTCACTTTGTACAGAAAATGCCTTACTGACAGGAATTTCTATTATAGAAGGTGTTGTACCCTTTACTATCTGATAGGTATTAGGGTTATTAATCCCTTCTCTGTATTCTAAGGAATCGGTAAAATATTCTGTTGGAAAATTATATCCGTTCACCAAATACAAAGGATCCTTAATACAACGACAGGCATTAGCATCAGAGGTTCCTGCTGTCATTAAGGGCATATAAAAAAAACGCCCTTTTGCATTCGGAATATTAGGATCCTGTACGTCCGGCTGATCTTTATCAGGAATCATCCACAACATCCTTGCTCCAACAGCAGGAGAGGCATCAAAGTGTCTTGGCATTGTCGCTGTCCAGACAGCGGTATGATGCTCATCACTGTATTGTCCTTCATGAGCATTTCTGATCAGCTGACCGGATCCTGGAAAAACCCCCATATTATAACCTCCTACATTCGACATGTCAAATCCAAAATTGGCATAGACGCGAAACCCCGTCATATATGAAGGAACTCCGTTATCCGTAGGTTTTATAAGATGATATTTATTATTTTCAAAGGTACTCTTCCCCAAATTGGTTCTTACCCCAAACGGCGAATAGTCGAGGCGGATATCATCAATATAAGAAGTTGAACCCTGATTGGCGACTAATACAGAAGGAATACGCCATCCGTTCGGACAAGGATCAAAAGAAGATTTATCCCTATAAGGTTTAGCATTTGCATCGGCATTATAATTCGTGGTGATAATCTTACCCTGAGAATTGTCTGACCATAAATTAAGTTCTCCCAGCTGGGCATCAGTAAAACCAGGGGATCTTCCAAACCAGTTGACCGGAGAATTCAAGTTATTATTATAATAAGCCTGCCCCGAGTTATCATCTTTATTAATATAGATCAGACTCAACGGATTTTTAACCGACAACTGCAGATTATTGCTAATTAAAGCGTTCGAAAAAGTAACATACTTTGTAAGATTATCAATTGTGACGGCATTAGTCATGTTTTTAGCCTGTCTGTGCCGAATCCTTCCAATCGTTCCGCTAACCTCGTAAAAGTCATCCGATTTAGTAACCAGAGCAGGTATGGGATCCTTTCTTCCCCACTGATAAAGCAGCCCACCGCTTCGGTTCCATTCCGAAGAAGTCATAGAACTGCTGATGGCTCCTAAGTTACGATCCATCCACTGCCAATCCGAATCCGGAATAACTTCAATGGTTCCGTTTGTTCTTTGTCTTGTGACCCCGGGATAACTTTTATACGTAGAACCATTGGTAGGATCATCGGTAACCCATATATGCCAGCTCCAATAAATTTCACCATCAATACGCAGGGCTATTACCGCATTCCCTTCTTTCGCCTTATTAACACCCACTCTTATTTTTGCATTCTCGCCCGAACCGGTTATTTGCAGCAAATAATCCTCTCCCGTATCTATTAATCCATGAACATCCTCCCAAAGAACTTCAGCAGTTGTTTTACCAGAAGGCACTTCCGCCCCCAGCCATTTGTTCGTTTTCCATATCGCATATACTTTCTTCACCGGAATAACAAGACCCGTACTGGCCAGAGACGGATCAAAGATATAACTGTTAGGAGCCTTAGTCCAATCTAAAGCCGGCTCACGATTTGCGGATCCATAAGAATTAAATTGAGTAGAGTTTACATTGCCATTCTGAACATTTACTTGTAGAGTTGTAGAATTTTTATTATTCAGGTTAAGATCACCTGAGTACTGAGTCATCAGTCGGTTTTTTTCATGTACCTGATCTTGAGAATACAGGAAAACCGAGGCTAGGCAACAAATTGCCGCTAAATGTTTTTTGTAATTTTTCATATTCCTTGTTTTGCGCTCTTTGTCACAATACAATTTTTAAGCCTTCTGTAATAAATTATCATTTATTATATAAATCGTTTTTCAATATTTAAATTATATAATGAAAAACATATATTTTTTACATTATAAATACAGATACCACATTTTATATGTTAAGATTTGCAAAAATACAAGAATATTGATTAAAAAAAT
The sequence above is a segment of the Chryseobacterium sp. MYb264 genome. Coding sequences within it:
- a CDS encoding T9SS type A sorting domain-containing protein, which encodes MKNYKKHLAAICCLASVFLYSQDQVHEKNRLMTQYSGDLNLNNKNSTTLQVNVQNGNVNSTQFNSYGSANREPALDWTKAPNSYIFDPSLASTGLVIPVKKVYAIWKTNKWLGAEVPSGKTTAEVLWEDVHGLIDTGEDYLLQITGSGENAKIRVGVNKAKEGNAVIALRIDGEIYWSWHIWVTDDPTNGSTYKSYPGVTRQRTNGTIEVIPDSDWQWMDRNLGAISSSMTSSEWNRSGGLLYQWGRKDPIPALVTKSDDFYEVSGTIGRIRHRQAKNMTNAVTIDNLTKYVTFSNALISNNLQLSVKNPLSLIYINKDDNSGQAYYNNNLNSPVNWFGRSPGFTDAQLGELNLWSDNSQGKIITTNYNADANAKPYRDKSSFDPCPNGWRIPSVLVANQGSTSYIDDIRLDYSPFGVRTNLGKSTFENNKYHLIKPTDNGVPSYMTGFRVYANFGFDMSNVGGYNMGVFPGSGQLIRNAHEGQYSDEHHTAVWTATMPRHFDASPAVGARMLWMIPDKDQPDVQDPNIPNAKGRFFYMPLMTAGTSDANACRCIKDPLYLVNGYNFPTEYFTDSLEYREGINNPNTYQIVKGTTPSIIEIPVSKAFSVQSELLNNKEILDPSSFNDLRVNVLWTTNTALISALNISDSSPSSLVGLTNSKIRVTVNPGQSGNAVVTLHNGSIVNPVYWSWHIWVTDTPVDSRPYTTELPLDGVVNYVNYITQGYSPLQTEFMDRNLGAVNVFPMVANPLTPTSAELAQIRASAGMHYQWGRKDPIPIFQNTDNRSSNSVFLGSMSPSGTLTYTTLSYATYNNLSGNYIIPYSTYANAANANVLSTDKPSEKISKVLSYSVQKPLVFMVPSTFAAYNSSQPLYTNGTDWLATEPNLAYDRWGRGGPKSPFDPCPEGWRIPDVTSVSIVSGMDFGFSPWYKKGKNVSGWWSVINDFLGVRVRNSTSTTIGYMYDNSSYSVGNYPNAGSRGIRNVTGNQTAQGTYNVINFQYPGIWTDALNSNYLGRPVNIMFDAASSANRMVAYYDNNDPYFGMNCRCVKMKFEADGNESGPIPTLQITSLPVTKMPAVLKAAEVTDRVKDNKISFFPNPVKDMLHIKASENKGYFFQIYNMSGQMIKAGEFENGKTDLSALPSGVYLLKVNSEVMVKIIKQ